The following proteins are encoded in a genomic region of Burkholderia pyrrocinia:
- a CDS encoding beta-hexosaminidase, with translation MPRFKVKPLPLVDLERRDTLSLRTIVHYDPNARRPSTPILVGKYVVGRRPLPDSVHTLYMILDGAEIAHSQISIPSEGDCASAIKRLRDAKRAAGLAASKAINKAKKPSKARSQTAEEVA, from the coding sequence ATGCCGCGTTTCAAAGTCAAACCCCTTCCCCTCGTCGACCTCGAACGTCGCGACACCCTGTCGCTTCGCACGATCGTCCACTACGACCCGAATGCACGACGCCCCTCGACGCCAATCCTCGTCGGCAAGTACGTTGTGGGCCGCCGCCCCTTGCCCGATAGCGTCCATACGCTTTACATGATCCTCGACGGGGCCGAGATCGCCCACTCGCAGATCTCGATTCCGAGCGAAGGCGACTGCGCGTCCGCTATCAAGCGCCTGCGCGATGCGAAGCGCGCAGCGGGCTTGGCAGCATCGAAGGCGATCAACAAGGCGAAGAAACCCTCCAAGGCTCGCAGCCAGACGGCCGAGGAGGTTGCGTAA